In the Leishmania donovani BPK282A1 complete genome, chromosome 29 genome, one interval contains:
- a CDS encoding inosine-adenosine-guanosine-nucleoside hydrolase, putative gives MPPKPVIIDHDGGHDDLVALALLLGNPEAVKVIGCIVTDADCFVDQAFNVSGKLMAMMHAREATELFPVAKTSFKGVNPFPSDWRWSAKNMDDLPCVNIPEHVAIWEAVRDENDKLVGEEAMAQLVMSSPEEVTICVTGPLSCVAWCIGRYGEEFCKNVEECIIMGGAVDVKGNVFIEGRTDGSAEWNIFWDPAAAKTVLMCPHLKKIVFSLDSTNSVPVTSEVVQKFGAQNKYLLSQFIGSAWASCTHFELIRPSDGYYAWDVLTAAYAIERRLVELEAVPLEVVVEANAPNEGQTRRAFEGAALDHTYVAKNTKTDLFYRMVMDSARCCPG, from the coding sequence ATGCCTCCCAAACCTGTCATCATCGACCATGATGGTGGTCACGACGACCTGGTCGCActggcactgctgctgggAAATCCGGAAGCAGTGAAGGTGATCGGCTGCATTGTCACGGACGCCGACTGCTTCGTGGACCAAGCCTTCAACGTGTCGGGTAAGTTGATGGCCATGATGCACGCCAGGGAAGCAACGGAACTGTTCCCTGTCGCGAAGACGTCCTTCAAGGGCGTCAATCCGTTCCCGTCGGATTGGCGGTGGAGCGCAAAGAACATGGATGACCTGCCATGCGTCAACATCCCCGAGCATGTGGCCATCTGGGAAGCCGTGCGGGACGAGAACGATAAActggtgggggaggaggccaTGGCTCAACTGGTGATGTCATCCCCGGAGGAGGTGACTATCTGCGTGACCGGGCCGTTGTCATGTGTAGCGTGGTGCATCGGTAGGTATGGCGAGGAATTCTGCAAGAACGTGGAGGAGTGCATCATCATGGGTGGCGCAGTCGACGTGAAGGGCAACGTTTTCATCGAAGGCCGTACTGATGGCAGCGCGGAGTGGAACATCTTCTGGGATCCTGCGGCGGCCAAGACGGTGCTCATGTGCCCGCATCTAAAAAAGATCGTATTCTCGCTCGACTCAACGAACTCAGTGCCGGTTACgtcggaggtggtgcagaaGTTCGGTGCACAGAACAAGTATTTACTGTCCCAGTTTATCGGCTCTGCTTGGGCAAGCTGCACACACTTCGAGCTGATCCGCCCTAGTGACGGGTACTACGCGTGGGACGTGCTGACGGCCGCGTATGCCATTGAGCGGCGATTGGTTGAACTGGAGGCTGTGCCGctcgaggtggtggtggaagcAAACGCCCCTAACGAAGGGCAGACCAGGCGGGCATTCGAGGGAGCTGCCTTGGACCACACGTACGTCGCGAAGAATACAAAGACGGATCTGTTTTATCGCATGGTGATGGACagtgctcgctgctgcccaggGTAG
- a CDS encoding ribonuclease inhibitor-like protein, translating to MDAAMDSEGSTPEHVAASCHANPAVSASLPRLAATVVGQSVQDSYEAELYRFKSTKSRAFLQDRQAYTKNLPRLLPEGIPYTANFVSFDHLRECGALSEMHQNEVSITTDDLRLLYEARCLDQGLPPSWQREMRFMELVSAKCKGRFFCLPESGFGVCSAEALAAVLSRNSHYSVLDLSGNCLRDDGARFIAQLIKRNRTLVHIDVASNDIGHVGGVLIARALLENNTVISLDIGARAGVNGNHIGTPGAEAIGEVLRCNEVLARLNVSSNGLGAGGVAFIASALERNGSLTRLNLSSNNLGLEGARVLASALEAAHVTHWELQRNHLDDKGGACFLNALAGAIRNGHDVVEYLDLDNNALGEGCADAAGKVLAVSASLTTLRLCGNPLGAGVKAISTGLNENHSLNSLYLSKCSIDHIGAAALGAVLCVNHTLRHLDMSNNRVKDGGAVELAKGLAVNKCLTTWNLSSNRIGHAGGLEMAKAVQKNRTLRHLNLRRNLMLEATGEAISDSFRSNNTLERLDVAYNDFSYACAMSIERALERNRASNKTLLVPKLQANIDALAPKENELERAEEDIEVEKRMARDRGEDLMRRGEEARVVSEKLRREIADLERVFEKASTASDAAENLFRLTEDRVTNNLTELKMKRTNMDARIQQEKDRTDRLNREVEKIRRQIKHLEEAENERLAPLLRDLDGMERDRTQEMADAKFEGEKLAALELRRKELQIAAGRRANKKK from the coding sequence ATGGACGCTGCAATGGACAGCGAGGGCTCCACTCCGGAACACGTGGCAGCTTCGTGCCACGCTAACCCAGCCGTCTCAGCCTCCTTGCCACGcttggcggcgacggtggtaGGGCAGTCGGTGCAGGACAGCTACGAGGCAGAGTTATACAGATTCAAGAGCACCAAGAGCCGTGCGTTTCTGCAGGATCGCCAGGCATACACTAAAAACCTTCCGCGACTCTTGCCGGAGGGCATTCCGTACACTGCCAACTTCGTCTCCTTCGACCACCTGCGCGAGTGCGGGGCGCTGAGCGAGATGCACCAGAACGAGGTGAGCATCACCACCGACGATTTGCGACTTCTCTACGAGGCTCGGTGTCTAGACCAGGGCCTCCCCCCTTCGTGGCAGCGCGAGATGCGCTTCATGGAACTCGTCAGCGCGAAATGCAAAGGCCGATTTTTTTGCTTGCCGGAGAGCGGGTTCGGCGTTTGCTCTGCTGAAGCGCTGGCGGCAGTTCTCTCTCGCAACAGTCACTACAGTGTTCTTGATCTTTCTGGCAACTGCCTGcgagacgacggcgcgcgcTTCATCGCACAGCTCATCAAGCGGAACCGTACTCTTGTCCATATTGATGTAGCCTCAAATGATATCGGGCACGTGGGTGGGGTACTCATAGCTCGAGCCCTTCTCGAGAACAACACGGTCATCTCGCTGGACattggcgcgcgcgctgggGTCAACGGGAACCACATCGGTACTCCTGGCGCAGAGGCTATTGGAGAGGTACTGCGGTGTAATGAGGTACTCGCCAGACTCAACGTCAGCAGCAACGGtctcggcgccggcggcgtggccTTCATCGCGTCCGCTCTCGAGCGTAACGGCTCCCTCACGCGCCTCAATCTCTCGAGCAACAACCTAGGCCTTGAAGGGGCCCGCGTCCTCGCATCGGCGTTGGAGGCGGCACACGTGACGCACTGGGAGCTTCAACGCAATCATCTGGACGATAAGGGCGGTGCGTGCTTTCTCAACGCGCTAGCAGGGGCGATTCGGAACGGACATGACGTTGTGGAGTACCTGGACTTGGACAACAACGCCCTTGGCGAGGGCTGTGCCGACGCGGCTGGCAAGGTGCTGGCTGTTTCCGCCTCCCTAACCACCTTGCGGCTGTGTGGCAACCCTCTTGGCGCTGGGGTGAAGGCGATCAGCACGGGCCTAAACGAAAATCATAGTCTGAACTCCCTTTATCTTTCCAAGTGCTCCATTGATCacatcggcgccgcggcacttGGCGCCGTCCTCTGCGTGAACCACACACTTCGCCACCTGGACATGAGCAACAACCGTGTCAAGGATGGCGGTGCTGTGGAGTTGGCGAAGGGACTGGCAGTGAACAAATGCCTCACAACATGGAACCTGTCGTCCAACCGCATCGGTCACGCTGGCGGGCTGGAGATGGCGAAGGCAGTACAGAAAAACCGAACTCTGCGTCACCTCAACCTGCGCCGCAACTTGATGCTGGAGGCGACGGGTGAGGCTATCAGCGATAGCTTTCGTTCTAACAATACACTTGAGCGACTCGACGTGGCGTACAATGACTTTTCTTACGCGTGCGCAATGTCGATCGAGCGTGCGTTGGAGCGCAACAGGGCATCAAACAAGACGCTGCTCGTTCCGAAGCTGCAGGCAAACATTGATGCCCTGGCACCGAAGGAGAACGAGCTGGAGCGCGCTGAGGAGGATATCGAGGTGGAAAAGCGTATGGCACGCGACCGTGGCGAGGACCTGATGCGGCGCGGTGAGGAGGCGCGTGTCGTGTCAGAGAAGCTTCGACGCGAGATTGCGGATCTGGAGCGCGTGTTCGAGAAagccagcaccgccagcgacgccgcagagAACCTATTCCGACTGACCGAGGACCGCGTCACGAACAATCTGACAGAGCTGAAGATGAAGCGGACCAACATGGACGCCCGCATCCAGCAGGAGAAGGACCGCACTGATCGCCTGAACCGCGAGGTAGAGAAAATCCGGCGTCAAATCAAGCACCTCGAGGAGGCCGAGAACGAGCGGCtggcgccgcttctgcgTGACCTGGATGGGATGGAGAGAGACCGCACACAGGAAATGGCCGACGCGAAGTTTGAGGGGGAGAAGCTCGCTGCACTGGAACTTCGACGAAAGGAGCTTCAGATCGCTGCGGGTAGACGCGCCAACAAGAAGAAGTGA